The sequence AGAATCATATTCTGTGCACAACTTCAAACAACTAGTGGAAAAATAAATTATGCCACAAAAGATTAGGATCCAAGGTACTCTCACGCCACAAATCCACGCGATTTCGATGACATAACAAAATACCATTTCAATTTCAAGCATTTACATAGAAATGTTTATGTTGGCGGATTCCTGCTTTATTCAAACACATGAACAAAAGTAAACAATCTATCTTTTATTCAGAAAATCTCCAATATGATCAACTACAAATtctacaagaaaaaaattattaaagcatttgattattattttcccctgaattttttttattttcagttgAGTATATAAAATGCTGGTGTAAAGTTGAAGAAGCTGATTTCAGTAGAAGAAAATTGACAGATTTAAAATCTTAACATCTTACACTGATGCCATTGTTCCTTGCCACCCATGTATGATAGACAGTTTTGCCTTCCAAATCCGGATCTTTGATCTGAATAAACAATATGATAAATCAACACTTCACAAATGGAATAACAGGAATCTCAAATTGTAGAACATGATAGACTTATTATGTTTAGCAGATTTATGTCACTACCAACATTGACTACTAGGACCAGCTCATTCTCAATGTACAAAGACTTGGATCTTTATCAAGAAAATGGTCGGCTATTCAACAACTATCAGTTCTAGCTTTGTCACAAAAATTAAGTCAAAAGTCAGCAGCTTGTCATGGAAAGCTTACAGatgtatttttttctcaaacatACGTCAgcttttgaatattttttttttgatagaaaataTTGCCAAGAAAAATTAGTCAGCATCATCTTCATTTTAGAAATATCACATTACAGCACAAAATAACTAGTAATACTACATCTCAATGTTACCTGCTTTGTGACTTCAACTAATAGCTTGTCCAATTGGGGAGTTGCACTAGCAAAAAAGCCAGGCCCTTGAACTGCACAATCAACATTTAAGTAGACAACAGCTTTTGAAGACAAAATTCCAAGGTTCTGCTCAACCCACTCAGTTGATCCAATCTGAAATAAGCACCATGATCAGATGAAGATACACATCTTCAAAATAAAGAACAAGTTGCACTGCTAGTGCGATTGAACTCGGGCCTTTCTGGACTAGAAGATTAATCTAGCACCTTAGTCCAACTCGTCCATCTCAAAACTTGGATGTTCAGCATGTGCATGCAGAAGAATGATTCAGCATGTTTATGCAAGTGTTTACGATTGTTTTGACtttatcatataaatatatgCACAAAGAATGCTGCATGCATGTGTTCGAGCACTCATAACTGCATCATGGAAATTTTAAACTTGCAACTTATTCTACCATGTGTGTTCCATAGCATGATGACTAGGATCGTATACATAAGGTGCTAGGTTAAATTCAATCCCCGAACCAGACAAATTATTGACCTAATAAGATGTAATGCAAAACAATTTGATCAGATGAAAAACATCTTAGCACCAAAAGGTAGCTGCTAGCAGTTGCATCTAGAATAGGTTCAGTTTGAATTTGACCTGACTTTTCATTTGTAAATGATGATTCTCAGAAGCACAAAAATCAACACCAACCTGTTTCAATCCTCCCAACAATAAACAAAAAAGGCAAGCAAATAAACACAACACATGCCAACTCTAGGACAACAAAATCACAAAGGCCTGGTTAAGCTATTTCTAGGTTTGCACGCAGCACTAATAGTTGAGTTAATTTTTCCTCTGTATCTTAAAGAATTTTGATTCGCATGTTATATGCATTTGAGCTTCATAGAAGATAAGTCTGCTTCTAAAGTTGTGCTCAGTTTTACTACTCATGCCAACTCGTTCCACTCTTTGCTGTATACATTACTCACCATTCCAAACTCCTCTGCATCCCAGCTGCATAGGATAATGGTCCTTCGAGGCCTCCAACCCGAGCGCAACAAAGTACCATAACGGCGAGCAACATCAAGGAGGGCAGCAGTTCCACTGTTGGGGTCTACAGCACCAAATGTCCATGCATCTCTGTGGTTGCCAAGGATAACGTACCGATCAGGCTCCTCATTCCCCCTTATTATACCAAAAACATTTTGGATTGTTGCCAACTTTCTATCTTCCTTGAGAAAAGAAACATCATAAACAAAAGGCAATTTTTAATTCCTATTTATCAAATATTAGTGTATATAAAAAGCAATAACTTGCAAGTAAATGTAGCAAAATATTAGTGTATAAAAGTGTAACTTGAACCAAGTACTATGTGGGTGGACGGAACTAGAACGATGTACAATGCAAATACAATGTGCATTATGATAGCGATTGCAAGAGACCAGTGTTATATGGTAGATGGCACAAACTATCAAGTGTTGCAGAGTCAGAAGAATGACACTAGAAGCCAGCATGTCAGCACATCATACTTAACTTCGTGTTCTAagcatgcatgtatgcatgccTATAATTTCCAACAAGTAACATCAGATTTTTCCAAGCAGACAAAATAGACAAGATTCTTGAAGTTTTGCTGCATTAGATGTTTAGTATGAGCGCCAAGAACCAATATGGGATGATGATGTCATAACAGCCTTCATTATATTATGTGTCAAGGTATCTTAAACTGTCGCGTTGTGCCCAAGTGTCCAAGAAGTTGACATGTCAAGAAACCTAAAAAATTTTAAGTGTCTCTATGTCGAATTCATATGTCAGCATGAATGAATGGTGTTATAACCCATGAACATTTTGTTCTTGTTCAAAAAGgcaagaaatttttctttttggtaaacCGGAAAAATTAAATCATTCAAGTGTAAATACAtccatagaaataaaaaaaaaatattcaaaaattgagTACGAAGACCTGAATAAGAAAtatgtttattaaaaaaattgaaatggaGTCTCATAATGTAGTCCCAGAAATGCAAGAAATTTTCACAAACGGGAACACAGTCGCTGATCTAGTCAAGGCTTCACACCCGCTCCTCTAGTGGGGTCCACCACACCAAGAGATCCATAAACCCAGCCCCTCACGACCAGTGGATCAAACTGATGCTTACATCATACCAATCCAAAGTCATATAGAACTGCTTCTTATAGTCCTAATTCTTGTGGGCCCAATGCGGTGCAAAGCTACAACCACGCCCTTTTTTGACGCCCATGAGTTCTTGAGGCATTGAACTACAGTCTACTTATCTCAGTCGTAGCAGCAAGCTGCTCAGCGACCAACAAGAGAAAACTTCACAGAGGTCAACAGTGAAGAGTAGCAAGAGTTCAAAACGGTTGTCAGCTATAAGGCAGGTGAAGTATACCTTATACGTGAAGTTGACCAGCGTGGGGCCCGGGCCCACCGCGGTCTCGTCCTGCGACGGGCCGCCCCTCCAGTCAGGCGGCACCCGGGGCCCACCCAGCGTCCTTAGGATCTCCGCCGCCACGGCGGCGGACACGGGCATCGACGGAATCTTGGGGAACCTCCTCCTGACCTCCTCGTCGTCCACCCCCAGCCTctctcctccgccgcctccggcggcggcggtggcggcccATCCGGGGGTCAGCGGGTCGCCCACCCCGCCCAGTCTCACCATCCCCCGCTCCACCCCGCCACTGGGGTCCCCGAAGATCAGCACCGCCGCGGCCCCCCTCCCCGCCGCCCGGGCCACCACCCCCCCGCGGTACCCCTCGCCACGCCGCGCAATCGCCACGCACCCCCGCACGCGGACGCCCAGCCGGTCGAGCGCCCGGTAGTCCTCCTCGCGGCCGTAGTTCACGTAGACGGCAGGGGCGAGGGCGGCGCCGGAGGGGGCGTAGGCGTGGTAAGGGGGCACGACAGCGGCTGTGGGATCGGCGGGCTCGGCGAGGGAGAGGGGCTTGAGGAGGGTACCGTCGGGgcggaggagggagagggaggcggCGGCTGGGtaggagaggagtggggtgtagTCGCGTGTGAAGGTGTGGAGGCCGGCGCGACGGAGGCGGGAGAGGACGTAGGCGGCGACGGGGGCCGCGGAGGGGGTGCCAGCGAGGTGGGGGTGGAGGGTGAGGTCGTGGAGGTGGGAGGCGATGGTGGAGTTGGCAGAGGgggaaagggagaggaagaggtcgGCTGGGGTAGTTGACGAATGGGCAAGGGCATTCCGGGAAGTAGGAGCGGGCCGGCGAAGGgaataaaagaggaggaagaggaggagggcgacGAGGACGAGGGAGGGGGCAGCTcgcaaggaggagaaggagtgGGGGCTGTAAGTCCTAGGGCTGTGGGATGAGGGCATTTTGGGAAGAGAACGACAGGTGGAAGGAGGGGTTGGGGGGAAGGAGGTGCAGGGACGGTAGAGAGGAGGAGCCGCAGGAAGGCGGCCGGCTTTCTCTTTTTTGTTTATGTTTTCTGTAGTTTGGGTAGTGCATCTCCAAGCGTCGCTCtcttgcctttttcttttctttataaaaaataaaaaagcgacGGTCCGGTGGCTGGAATAACTATTGTGCCAACAGGAGTCGTTTGGTTCGGTGTCACCATCCGAAAATCAAAAGTGGTACAGGTGGACATAATGTGGCCATTATGTTTGAATATGCTATTACGCTCCTGATAAGGCTGCCAATGGGTCAGATCAACCCGTCATCCGACCTAATTTGACCCATATAGATCCGAATCAATCCATATCCGTGGGTCCGGATTGGATTCTAAGGACCCAAACTAGTTTTTAAGTCGAATTTGGATTTACCGAACTGACTCGACCTGACCTAACGGCCGAAGAGAATGAGCAAAACAGAAGGAAACCAAACGCGGAGCTCTCACGCTTTTGGTTTAACTCGGGACAGGCGTAGCAGCAAGAAAGCCAAAGAAGCAGAcccaagatggtttctttaatgaaTGGTAGCTATCTCAGATATGTTCTTgtgcaagaagaagaagaagacaggagCTCCACACAGCTGTACTCTGCTTCAGAATCTCTTGGgcccagaagagagagagagagagagagagagagagagagagagagagagaggggggactGCTGGTTTGAGTTGGAAAGAAGGTGGCTTGTCTAGGGACCAGAAATGATGCTAAGTAGGTGGCTTTAACAGCACTGAGTTGGTGGTAAACTGGTAATGGAAACAGAAAAAGAGACAAAATCATGATAAAGGCTGCACAAAGCCACCTAAAATCCAGCAAAAGCTCAGAGAAATGAGTTTGCTTTGTGATAACAAGCAAGAGAgtcacagaatccaaaggaacctcggcccgtcaggattctctctcgatctattacactgttgataccgatggtgtctcggtagctggcttttttttttttccttctgttttttggtttttgtttcttttaacttttgaaggaagaaagtgagggaacacggaactaaatatgggtcatgtgccagttttctgcaatggaattggattttggaagaaggtctaggattttttttgtcctcttgAGAGGGGAgcagggagacaccaagttccgtccaatcagtcatatagataaaaaatagtgtggtatgaaatttggcttgtaggccGACTTAACTgcaggtcaattgcaagtcttttaggtcatgggtcacccggcacctcataattatgatatgaccaaattagatttatccaaattctttcccaaaagcacaaagaagGTGATAGACCGGACTCGGACCCGAATCCGATCCAGATCCGACTTGGACCCAaccagacccgacccgatcttcaaccgggttggatctaggtccaaaattaggacccgaataaaaaaatcggatcgggtcggggcCACTCaggatccgatccgacccatttgtatCCCTACTTCTGCATGATCCTCAATTATTTTCATTCGTCAAACCTCGTAATAAAAAATTTATCTAGAAGATTGAATATTCAAGATAGTAATCTTAAGTTAAATTTGGAGGCAAAAATATCTTtccatttattaaaaaaaatagcatatcaatatatctaatatattatatcaatatatctttatta is a genomic window of Phoenix dactylifera cultivar Barhee BC4 chromosome 4, palm_55x_up_171113_PBpolish2nd_filt_p, whole genome shotgun sequence containing:
- the LOC103697123 gene encoding probable glutamate carboxypeptidase VP8; this encodes MPSSHSPRTYSPHSFSSLRAAPSLVLVALLLFLLFYSLRRPAPTSRNALAHSSTTPADLFLSLSPSANSTIASHLHDLTLHPHLAGTPSAAPVAAYVLSRLRRAGLHTFTRDYTPLLSYPAAASLSLLRPDGTLLKPLSLAEPADPTAAVVPPYHAYAPSGAALAPAVYVNYGREEDYRALDRLGVRVRGCVAIARRGEGYRGGVVARAAGRGAAAVLIFGDPSGGVERGMVRLGGVGDPLTPGWAATAAAGGGGGERLGVDDEEVRRRFPKIPSMPVSAAVAAEILRTLGGPRVPPDWRGGPSQDETAVGPGPTLVNFTYKEDRKLATIQNVFGIIRGNEEPDRYVILGNHRDAWTFGAVDPNSGTAALLDVARRYGTLLRSGWRPRRTIILCSWDAEEFGMIGSTEWVEQNLGILSSKAVVYLNVDCAVQGPGFFASATPQLDKLLVEVTKQIKDPDLEGKTVYHTWVARNNGISIERLARTDSDFSAFLHHAGVPAIDLYYGKEFSGYHTALDSYDWMEKHGDPMFHRHVAIAEIWGLLGLHLADDPVLPFDYLSYAAQLQEHTNELNAFLNGGEFLKPVNASIHELTVVANEASEEGKRLQEQETLEGFAALKRRAFNDRLMLAERSFLEAEGLKRRGWFKHLLYSPPEDYESNITFFPGIVDAIAQARKAAEEGQMGIQHEIWRVARAIQRAASVLRGELT